The Bacillus sp. F19 DNA segment GCTATTTTATTTCAAATTGAAGCAGTAAATTTAATTTTTCATCCTAACTTCACTTTTTATTCTCAGCAAACCAGCTGTCCAGCTGTTTCATAATGGACTGCATGCCTGCTTTATCTGAGAACTTCGGAAGTTCGGCAAGCATTGCGTGTTTAGGAGCAGTGACGCCTTCTCCCTTTTTCTGAAGGATAAAAATGCTTTTAGCATGCTGTTTGTCTTTGAACAAAGACTCTGGCAGCTGAAGAAGGCCTTGGACTATGACATGTTCTTTTAAGTATTCCTTTAGCTTTGGAGCTTCTTTTGATTCAAATAAATGATTTGGCACGATAAAGAAAAGATATCCGCCTGCTTTTGTGTACTTAATGCTTTGCTCAATAAAGAGATGGTGGGAATAGGAGTGGCCGCTGTCTGCCTTGAGTTCAAATTTGTCTGCACCAACGTCATTCGGATAATAGCCGATCGGCAAATCACAAATGACATAATCTACAGGATCAATATAGAGGGGTTCCAGAGAATCCTGATTGTAAAACTGAACGGAGTGCTCTCCCAGATTTGCATTTAAAAAAGCAAGCTTTATAAGAAGGTCATCTACTTCTACGCCAAAGCTTTCCGTTTGCTCTTGCTTCA contains these protein-coding regions:
- a CDS encoding class I SAM-dependent methyltransferase — translated: MQAVSKVEKLFSLMNESAELISKELNCTYIEAVAETGENLFQNEVLQEDMSEIAKKNLAKKYEQLNIRSYEKEEIRKAFQLVILKGLKEGAHANHQMTPDTVGLFTGYLVNKFASYQKEISLLDPAVGTGNLLTTVLNHLKQEQTESFGVEVDDLLIKLAFLNANLGEHSVQFYNQDSLEPLYIDPVDYVICDLPIGYYPNDVGADKFELKADSGHSYSHHLFIEQSIKYTKAGGYLFFIVPNHLFESKEAPKLKEYLKEHVIVQGLLQLPESLFKDKQHAKSIFILQKKGEGVTAPKHAMLAELPKFSDKAGMQSIMKQLDSWFAENKK